The genomic segment GCCGTAGACCTGCTCGGCCCCCTGATGGATGCCATTGCCCGGGCGACGGGGGTGCAGCCGCGGCTGGAGCCGGGCCTCATCCGTCGTCTGGACGAGGATTATTTCCGCAAGATGGAGGCCATCGATTTTGCTGTTAAATATGACAACGGCAAGGATACCCGGGGCCTCTGCCATGCCGACCTGGTGCTTATCGGCGTTTCCCGGACTTCCAAGACGCCGGTGTGTATGTACCTGGCCCACAAGCGCCTGCGGGCCGCCAATCTCGCCCTGGTGCCCGAGGTGCCCCTGCCCGAAGAATTGCTTTCCCTCCCAGCGGAAAAGATAATAGGGCTGACCATAGATGCCGAAAAACTGTACCAGATTCGCCAGGAACGCTTGAAAACCTTGGGTTTGCCGGGGCAGGCCGACTACGCCACCCGGAGTCGTATTGAACAGGAACTGGCCTATGCCCGTAAAGTCATGGACCAGCTGGGCTGCCCGGTGATTGATGTTACCAATAAGGCCGTTGAAGAGACGGCCGGTAAAATACTCCAAATTTATTATCGGAGGGAAGGTTATGGCAAGTAAAAAGTATGTCTACCTGTTCAGCGAGGGTAGGGCCGACATGCGGCGCCTCCTCGGCGGTAAAGGCGCCAATCTCGCCGAGATGACCAACATCGGCCTGCCTGTGCCTCAGGGGATTACCATCACCTGCGAGGCCTGCAATGAATACAACCGCCTGGGCCAGCAGTTCCCGCCCGGTCTGGAGGAGGAAGTTGCCGCCCGCCTTAAAGACCTCGAGGCCATCAACGGCAAAAAGCTCGGCGACCCCGAGAATCCCCTGCTCGTCTCCGTCCGTTCCGGGGCGCCCGTATCCATGCCCGGCATGATGGACACCATCCTGAATCTGGGTTTAAACGACGAGTCGGTTAAGGGCCTGGCCGCCCAGACGGGTGACGAGCGCTTTGCCCTGGACTGTTACCGCCGCTTCATCCAGATGTTTGGCAATGTGGTTCTGGGAATCGAACATAACAATTTTGAAGCTGTCCTGGAAAAACATAAAGAGCGCCTGGGCGTCAAATTCGACAACGAGCTGACCCCGGAAGCGTTGCGGGGAGTTATTGCCGAGTACAAGGATGTCGTCAAGAGCCAAAGCGGCCGCGACTTCCCCCAGGACCCCCGGGAACAGCTCTACATGGCCATCCGTGCCGTCTTCAACTCCTGGAACAATCCGCGGGCCATCGTCTATCGCAAAATCAATAAGATTGCCGATGACCTGGGCACCGCCGTCAACATCCAGACCATGGTCTTCGGCAACATGGGTTCCACCAGCGGTACCGGCGTGGCCTTTACCCGCAACCCGGCCACGGGCGAGAAGGGCGTCTACGGCGAATACCTCATCAATGCCCAGGGCGAGGACGTGGTGGCCGGCATCCGCACTCCCAAACCCATCAGCACCCTGAAAGAAGAGATGCCGGAAGTTTACCGCCAGTTTGAAGATATCTGCCAGCTCCTGGAGAAACACTACCGCGACATGCAGGATATCGAATTTACCATTGAGAAAGGCAAGCTCTATATCCTCCAGACCCGCAACGGTAAGCGTACGGCGGCCGCGGCCGTTAAAATCGCCGTCGATATGGTGAACGAAGGCCTGATTACCAAAGAAGAAGCGGTCCTCCGCGTCGACGCCGATCAATTAGGCCAGCTCATGCATCGCCGCATCGACCCGAAGGCGAAACTCGAAGTGGTGGCCAAAGGCCTGCCGGCTTCTCCTGGCGCCGCCTGCGGCCAAGTGGTCTTCGACGCCGATGAAGCCGAAAAGATGGGCCTCGACGGTCAGAAGGTCATCCTGGTGCGTACCGAAACCACCCCGGACGATATCCACGGCATCGTCCAGGCCCAGGGCGTGCTCACGGCCCGGGGCGGCATGACCAGCCATGCAGCCGTGGTGGCCCGGGGCATGGGCAAACCGGCCGTCACCGGCTGCGACGCTATTAAAATTGACGTAGAAAACAAGCGCTTCTTTATCGGCGACCTGGTGGTTAAAGAAGGCGATCTCATCTCCATCGACGGTTCCACCGGTAACGTCATGCTGGGTGAGGTCCCCCTGATAGACCCGCAGCTGACCGGTGAATTTGAAACCATCCTGGAGTGGGCCGATTCTTTCCGCCGGCTCAAAGTTCGCGCCAATGCCGACACGCCGGAAGACGCCAAGAGGGCCCGGGAGTTCGGCGCCGAGGGCATTGGCCTCACCCGTACCGAGCACATGTTCATGCAGGTCGACCGGCTGCCCGTTGTCCAGGAGATGATCCTGGCTAAGACCAAAGAAGAACGAGAAGCGGCCCTGGCCAAGCTCCTGCCCATGCAGCAGGGCGACTTCTACGGCATCTTGAAGGCCATGGAGGGCCTGCCGGTGACCATCCGGCTCCTCGACCCGCCCCTGCACGAGTTCCTGCCCAATATTGAAGAGCTGCTGGTGGATGTCACCCGGCTGCAAGCGACAAACGGCGATCCCAAAGAGCTGGAAGAAAAACAGGCCCTCCTGCGCGAGGTGCGGGCGCGGCACGAATTTAACCCCATGCTGGGCCACCGCGGCTGCCGCCTGGGGATCACCTACCCGGAAATCTACGCCATGCAGGCCCGGGCCATTTTCCAGGCTGTCGCCCAGCTGGTAAAGGAAGGGATCAAGGTTCTGCCGGAAGTGGAGATCCCCCTGGTCATCCATGTCAACGAGTTAAAGCGCCTCCACGAACTGGTGGATGAAGTGGCCGCGGCTGTCAAGAAGGAGACGGGCGTTGACTTCGAGTACAAGGTCGGCACCATGATCGAAATGCCGCGCGCCTGCGCCACAGCCGATGAAATCGCCAGGGAAGCCGAGTTCTTCTCCTTCGGCACCAACGACCTCACCCAGACCACCTTCGGCTTCAGCCGTGACGACGCCGAAGGCAAGTTCCTGCACCAGTATGTGGACGAGAAGATCCTGAAAGAGGATCCCTTCATCGTCCTCGACTGCGACGGGGTGGGCAAATTCATGAAGATGGCCGTCGAACTGGGCCGCAGCACCAATCCCAAGCTGGAAGTCGGCATCTGCGGCGAGCACGGCGGCGAACCCAGCTCGGTGGAGTTCTGCCACCAGATCGGCCTGAACTACGTCAGCTGCTCACCCTTCCGGGTGCCGGTAGCGAGACTCGCCGCCGCTCAGGCCGCGTTGAAGGAAAAGAAGGACTAACTGGAACAAAAGGGAGAATAGTAGGAAAGGTAATATAGTAAAATTACAGGCTGCTGACTTTACACCGGTCGGCAGCCTTTTTTCGCACCTTAGCCTGAGCCTAAATTTTTTAAAAAAAATTTTATGAACCAGCAGGAGATGTTCGAAGTTTGGCGAATATGTTATAACAAAAGAACGATATCAAACAAAATAGCACATCATGGAGGCTTTATGATTTCCATCCAGCGCCGTAAAATCATTATCGATAAAATTAACTCAGGCATGCCCTTAAGCGTAAGCGAGCTCAGCCGGGAACTGGGCGTATCGCCAATGACCATCCGCCGGGATCTTAGCAGCCTGGAAAAAGAGGGCCTCCTCACCCGCACCCATGGAGGGGCGGTACCTGTTCGTGGCGGAAGTGCTGAAGAACCTTCATTCATAGAGAAAGTCAATAAATTTCCGGCTGAAAAGTTAGCAATTGCCCGTAAAGCTGCTGAGCTTATTGTAGATGGGGATACTATTCTACTTAATGCAGGTACTACCATTACTGCCCTAGCTCAACTACTAAAAGATCGCCATAACCTTACTGTTGTAACCAATACTGTCAATATTGCTATGGAACTGGCGCATAGTGAGGGCATCAACCTTGTGCTAACAGGTGGGAATATGCGTACTAAATCTTATGCCATGGTGGGTTCCCTCACTGAAAGAGTACTGCGTGAAATCCATGTCCAGAAGGCTTTTTTGGGTGTTAATGGCATAAGTATCGAGCATGGCCTTACAACACCCAATATGACCGAGGCCCATACAAATAGCTTAATGGTTGCTGCTGCTGACCAGGTGATAGTACTGGCCGATCATTCAAAAATTGGCCGGGTAACTTTATCACGCTTTGCACCTATTTCTGCAGTTAATACTCTAATTACCGACAGTAATGCTCCTCGTGACTTTATAGAAGAACTCACCCGACGGGGCATCCAGGTAATTGTTGCTTAAGGATGGTGCTGGCATTACGCTTGCTATGTTGAGTATAGCAAGGGGGTTTGCTTTCGTTTACACCCAGAGTAAACCTATTTTTGGCCTCCCTCAAAGTTTTAACTGGATTGGGCAGGGATATATTGGCCCTATCCCGGTTATCGTGTTGATTATGATTTTTTGTCTGGCTATAGCCCATATTGTCTTATCAAAAACCTGTTTTGGACGTTATATTTATGCCATTGGTAGCAACGAAGAAGTTGCTAAATTATGCGGTATTAATGTTGCTCGGGTGAAGTTTATTGTTTATGTAATCAGTGGCGTCCTTTCTTCCCTGGGCGGAGTTGTTCTGGCATCGCGTTTAGCAACAGGGCAACCAGCTGCTGCCAGCGGCTATGAATTAAATGCTATTGCAGCGGTTGTTCTGGGAGGTACCAGTCTTTCGGGAGGTAAAGGCGGTATTGGCAAAACCATTATCGGTATTATGACTATTGGTGTGATTAATAACGGTTTAAGCCTGCTGCGCATATCTTCCTATTGGCAATCCATTACCATGGGTTTAATCATTATGATTGCCGTAATACTGGATAAAATAAATACCCGCAAGAAGTGAGGAATGAAGATGTGGCATGCTGGTAGATAGCTGCTACGGTACCGGCCCCGTCAGTCAAGACATAGAAACGTTGAAGTAATATCCCCGGTGGTCGAAGCCAGAAACCCCCAAAGGATTTCTCAAAAAGAGCGATTTCTAGATAGACCTAAAAGTCCAAACCTGCCCTGTCTGCCCGGGCATCAAGCCGTAAAAGTACGCCGCAACCACAAAACCAATGAGCTCAAAGCCTTTGACTTCTCTAAAAGGCGAATACCGCCGGCATCGTCCGGCCATAGAACGAAAGCAAGCCTAGATGGTGCTCCATGGGGGTCCGTAAAGCCCGCTCCTTCGGTCTGGCTAAAGTCCGGCTACAAATACTCTTTGTAGCAGCTACTATTTTAACTACAAGCGTTTAATCAAAAATCTAGGAGAAGGCGGCAGGCGCCATAAAAACCAAAAATCAATGCCTAAGGTAATAACGGTTGGTGAGATCCTGCACCTGAAATTCCAGTTAATAGAGACCTGGCTCTTCTTGAGTATACCAGGAAATTGATTCTTGAGGAAAAAGACATCAAACGGCGAGCCGACAGCCTGTCGGTAGCCATATCAGTCGCGGAACGTTATTTTGATAGGGAAATTTTGCTCAATATCTTCCGGGAGGAATTTAAAATGCTGCTCAAAGAATCCAGCTTTGTCCAGGAATGGTATAATGAAGGCTTACAAAAAGGCCTTAGGGATGGCATGGAAAAAGGTTTAGCAGAAGGCCTGGAAAGAGGGCTGGAAAGAGGCCTCGAAAAAGGATTGGTAAAGGGCCTGGAAAAGGGCAGGATTGAGGCATTAAGGGATAGTATCCTTGAGGTCCTGGAAGAACGTTTTGGCGTCCTGCGATCTGGTATTGGCAAGAAGCTGGAGGAAATAGATGATTCGGCTGCACTGAAGTCATTATTCAAAATGAGCCTCAAGGTGAATTCCCTGGAGGAATTTGAAAAAATTCTTGGCCAGGTTTAGAAAAAGCGTCGGCAGGGCTCTTCCAGAATTCTGCTGCTGCTAACCGGTCAATTATCAAGTCTTCTACCCCGATTATATAAACCTCCAGGCCGTTTATTTCCACCGTCGTCAACTTATCTAAAGAACCGTCCAGGTATTCGTCGGGTATTTCCAGTGCCAGGTCCAGCTCTTCGTGATACCAGTGCCGCTCACCGGGCCGGTGTAAAAACCCATTCTTGCAAGAACAGCCCTGGCCTGCTCCCTGCCGTTGATGACCAGGTCCATGTCTTTGGTTGCATATCTACCTAAAGTGTAAAATTCCAGCGCCCGCCCGCCTACCAGAATGGTTTTTATAACTAAAGGTTTAAGGGCTGCCGTTAAAACAGCCAGTACCCCCAGGATTTAAAGGGTCCAGCATTGCCGCTAAATCTTTATCCATTCCATCTAAATTTTATGAATGCATATGGTAAATATTGTCAACCATTCTTGAACACATGCGTGAAAAAGTAACCCATAATGTGCAAATTTTAACAACTAACCGGTCTGACCGGGGCGATGAAAAGACGGATTTTGAGGATAAATTGTATTCCTTATACCCCTCCGTTCCCTTCCTGCCGCTTAAAGCAAGCCAGGCACGCTTTCAAACGGCCAGGATGACTTTTGGCGGCCAAAGCCTTTATTTTTTATGGTATACCATTTAAAATAGAGGCTCAAGAGGGTAGTATACGGATGGGGGGTAAGTGTAATGCTTGTGGCTGAAGTTCTCATAAAAATATTGGAAAGCGAAGGCGTTGAGGCCGCTTTTGGGATACCGGGTGCCAGCATTACGCCGGTGTATAAGTATTTGGCCCGGTCTGAAAAAATAAGGCATTACACGGCAAGACATGAAGAGGGTGCAGCCCATGCCGCCGACGGCTACACCAGGGCCAGCGGGAAGATCGCCTGCTGTATTGTTACCTCAGGACCCGGGGCGACCAACCTGGTTACAGGGCTGTACAACGCACAAATAGATTCCATACCCATGGTGGCGATCACCGGCCAGAATACCCGTTCCCAGCTTGGTAAAGAGGCTTTCCAGTGCGTCGATATAGTAAGTACGGTACGGCCTTATGTTAAAGGCGCCTGGTGCATTACCGAACCGGCCAGGGCGCCGGGTATCATCAGAGAGGCTTTCCGCGTCGCCAGGTCG from the Moorella sp. E308F genome contains:
- a CDS encoding pyruvate, water dikinase regulatory protein, which translates into the protein MSNWVKAAARKGGFTIGVIYVISDSLGETAEYVARAAASQFDGGELDIRRVPYVTDAEHLEEVINEAAQEQGVIAFTLVLPELKKRLLELAAERGLTAVDLLGPLMDAIARATGVQPRLEPGLIRRLDEDYFRKMEAIDFAVKYDNGKDTRGLCHADLVLIGVSRTSKTPVCMYLAHKRLRAANLALVPEVPLPEELLSLPAEKIIGLTIDAEKLYQIRQERLKTLGLPGQADYATRSRIEQELAYARKVMDQLGCPVIDVTNKAVEETAGKILQIYYRREGYGK
- the ppdK gene encoding pyruvate, phosphate dikinase; translated protein: MASKKYVYLFSEGRADMRRLLGGKGANLAEMTNIGLPVPQGITITCEACNEYNRLGQQFPPGLEEEVAARLKDLEAINGKKLGDPENPLLVSVRSGAPVSMPGMMDTILNLGLNDESVKGLAAQTGDERFALDCYRRFIQMFGNVVLGIEHNNFEAVLEKHKERLGVKFDNELTPEALRGVIAEYKDVVKSQSGRDFPQDPREQLYMAIRAVFNSWNNPRAIVYRKINKIADDLGTAVNIQTMVFGNMGSTSGTGVAFTRNPATGEKGVYGEYLINAQGEDVVAGIRTPKPISTLKEEMPEVYRQFEDICQLLEKHYRDMQDIEFTIEKGKLYILQTRNGKRTAAAAVKIAVDMVNEGLITKEEAVLRVDADQLGQLMHRRIDPKAKLEVVAKGLPASPGAACGQVVFDADEAEKMGLDGQKVILVRTETTPDDIHGIVQAQGVLTARGGMTSHAAVVARGMGKPAVTGCDAIKIDVENKRFFIGDLVVKEGDLISIDGSTGNVMLGEVPLIDPQLTGEFETILEWADSFRRLKVRANADTPEDAKRAREFGAEGIGLTRTEHMFMQVDRLPVVQEMILAKTKEEREAALAKLLPMQQGDFYGILKAMEGLPVTIRLLDPPLHEFLPNIEELLVDVTRLQATNGDPKELEEKQALLREVRARHEFNPMLGHRGCRLGITYPEIYAMQARAIFQAVAQLVKEGIKVLPEVEIPLVIHVNELKRLHELVDEVAAAVKKETGVDFEYKVGTMIEMPRACATADEIAREAEFFSFGTNDLTQTTFGFSRDDAEGKFLHQYVDEKILKEDPFIVLDCDGVGKFMKMAVELGRSTNPKLEVGICGEHGGEPSSVEFCHQIGLNYVSCSPFRVPVARLAAAQAALKEKKD
- a CDS encoding DeoR/GlpR family DNA-binding transcription regulator, with the translated sequence MNQQEMFEVWRICYNKRTISNKIAHHGGFMISIQRRKIIIDKINSGMPLSVSELSRELGVSPMTIRRDLSSLEKEGLLTRTHGGAVPVRGGSAEEPSFIEKVNKFPAEKLAIARKAAELIVDGDTILLNAGTTITALAQLLKDRHNLTVVTNTVNIAMELAHSEGINLVLTGGNMRTKSYAMVGSLTERVLREIHVQKAFLGVNGISIEHGLTTPNMTEAHTNSLMVAAADQVIVLADHSKIGRVTLSRFAPISAVNTLITDSNAPRDFIEELTRRGIQVIVA
- a CDS encoding ABC transporter permease, yielding MLLKDGAGITLAMLSIARGFAFVYTQSKPIFGLPQSFNWIGQGYIGPIPVIVLIMIFCLAIAHIVLSKTCFGRYIYAIGSNEEVAKLCGINVARVKFIVYVISGVLSSLGGVVLASRLATGQPAAASGYELNAIAAVVLGGTSLSGGKGGIGKTIIGIMTIGVINNGLSLLRISSYWQSITMGLIIMIAVILDKINTRKK